From the Vanessa cardui chromosome 18, ilVanCard2.1, whole genome shotgun sequence genome, one window contains:
- the LOC124537236 gene encoding general odorant-binding protein 2-like, with amino-acid sequence MGSPLFFVACVVILAAVPKSVKSTAEVMSHVTAHFGKSLEECREESGLTAEVLEEFQHFWSEDFEVIHRELGCALICMSNKFSLMQDDARMHHVNMHDYVKSFPQGELLSAKMVAMIHSCEKQYDDITDDCNRVVKVAACFKESCKKEGIAPEVAMIEAVMEQY; translated from the exons ATGGGATCGCCTTTGTTTTTCGTTGCGTGCGTTGTTATTCTGGCTGCCGTGCCGAAGTCCGTGAAAAGTACGGCTGAGGTGATGAGCCACGTCACTGCTCATTTTGGCAAATCTCTAGAGGAATGCCGTGAAgag tcgGGTCTCACTGCGGAAGTTTTGGAGGAGTTCCAACACTTCTGGAGCGAAGACTTCGAGGTCATCCACCGGGAGCTGGGCTGTGCGCTCATCTGCATGTCCAACAAGTTTTCCCTCATGCAGGACGATGCCAGGATGCATCACGTCAATATGCATGACTATGTCAAGAGTTTTCCACAAG GCGAACTGCTTTCTGCAAAAATGGTAGCAATGATCCACAGCTGTGAAAAACAGTACGATGATATAACAGACGATTGCAATCGCGTCGTTAAAGTGGCAGCGTGCTTCAAAGAGAGCTGCAAGAAAGAAGGCATCGCGCCAGAAGTCGCCATGATAGAAGCTGTGATGGAACAATACTAA
- the LOC124537237 gene encoding pheromone-binding protein-like, with product MQARIIMLIAMMSQMYTNSEGNREIMKAFSYTFGLKMFECGEETHYTKAMAYDILHFWDVNHSLDNIKTGCLIICAMIKLELLSPQGELITPNMEGFVYASGADENTALFVVKLYKKCKNETLSDWNGCKIALEISKCFRRGIYQKNWIPDTSSLWKLHGDTSL from the exons ATGCAAGCGAGAATCATAATGTTGATAGCAATGATGTCACAAATGTACACCAATTCTGAAGGAAACCGCGAAATTATGAAAGCATTCAGCTACACGTTCGGCCTTAAGATGTTTGAGTGTGGAGAAGAG ACGCATTACACAAAAGCTATGGCATATGACATTTTACATTTCTGGGACGTGAACCATTCACTGGATAACATAAAGACAGGCTGCCTCATCATCTGTGCCATGATAAAATTGGAGCTGTTAAGCCCTCAGGGAGAGCTGATAACACCAAACATGGAAGGCTTCGTTTATGCAAGCGGAGCTg ATGAAAATACGGCTTTATTTGTGgtgaaactttataaaaaatgtaaaaatgaaaCATTGTCCGATTGGAACGGTTGCAAAATCGCGCTGGAAATATCTAAATGTTTTCGACGAGGAATTTATCAAAAGAACTGGATCCCAGATACGAGTTCTCTTTGGAAACTACATGGGGATACGTCTTTGTAA
- the LOC124537238 gene encoding pheromone-binding protein-like has protein sequence MAKYFVLVALVLVALGVTEISSNETMRNITASFVRVLDDCKKELNLSDNVLADLYYFWKQDRALAHRDTGCAIVCMSKKLNLLDTTGKLHHGNAQEFAVRHGAGDDMATKLVTTVHECEQRHEVEEDPCVRALEVAKCFKDAMHQIDWAPKIDVIITEVLTEI, from the exons ATGGCCAAATATTTTGTCCTTGTCGCACTTGTACTGGTCGCTCTTGGTGTGACGGAAATATCGTCTAATGAAACAATGAGAAACATAACAGCAAGTTTTGTAAGAGTCTTAGATGATTGCAAGAAAGAG ctGAACTTATCGGACAATGTCCTGGCTGACCTGTATTACTTCTGGAAGCAAGATCGAGCCCTCGCCCACAGGGATACGGGGTGCGCGATAGTATGCATGAGTAAGAAACTAAACCTGTTGGACACTACTGGGAAACTTCACCATGGGAACGCGCAGGAGTTCGCCGTGAGACACGGAGCTG GTGACGATATGGCCACCAAGCTCGTGACGACAGTCCACGAGTGTGAACAGCGCCACGAGGTGGAAGAGGATCCGTGTGTCCGAGCCCTGGAGGTCGCGAAGTGCTTCAAGGACGCCATGCACCAGATCGACTGGGCGCCTAAAATAGACGTCATCATAACCGAAGTACTAACCGAGATATAA
- the LOC124537235 gene encoding general odorant-binding protein 1-like codes for MGWNTKWRLTFFACLLYQVYDVSASQEVMKKLTTGFAKALDQCKEELGLGDHIIQDFFNYWREEYELVNRDMGCAIMCMASKLDLITDDMKLHHGNAHEFAKSHGADDDMAKQLVGMIHECEKTHVGVADDCMKTLEIAKCFRTKIHDLKWAPSMETILEEIMTEV; via the exons ATGGGTTGGAACACAAAATGGCGTCTCACTTTTTTCGCGTGTCTGCTTTACCAAGTGTACGACGTGTCGGCGTCTCAGGAAGTCATGAAGAAATTGACAACCGGCTTCGCGAAAGCGTTGGATCAGTGTAAGGAAGAG CTTGGTCTAGGCGATCATATAATACAAGACTTCTTCAACTACTGGCGAGAGGAATACGAGCTGGTGAACAGGGACATGGGTTGTGCCATCATGTGTATGGCGTCTAAGCTGGACCTGATCACAGATGACATGAAGCTGCATCACGGAAACGCTCATGAGTTTGCCAAGAGCCACGGAGCAG atGACGACATGGCCAAACAGCTGGTCGGTATGATTCACGAATGCGAGAAGACTCACGTCGGGGTCGCAGACGACTGCATGAAGACTTTGGAAATCGCAAAATGTTTCCGAACTAAGATACACGACCTCAAATGGGCGCCCTCCATGGAGACCATCCTCGAAGAAATAATGACCGAAGTATAA